A genomic region of Desulfosarcina ovata subsp. ovata contains the following coding sequences:
- a CDS encoding FMN-binding protein: MSDQLKSIVFTAVIALVCSLLLTGAASGLKARKLRNVAVDRQKNILKSVGLVKADQKPSAATIEALYHANIRCYAMAGTGQILAAHADTAGLPVCFYVKQDKPEAYILPVDSRGLWGKIHGYMALENDGKTVAGFSVYSHNETPGLGGEIEKPWFQKNFVGKKIVDERGNFVSVGIAKGKVAEVIAKDRQNNYVDGISGASLTGKFLTGGLKEVLQEYEPLSKEFRAGAVSLPAGS; encoded by the coding sequence ATGTCTGATCAATTGAAATCCATCGTTTTTACCGCCGTCATTGCCCTGGTGTGCAGCCTGCTGCTGACCGGTGCGGCCAGCGGCCTCAAGGCGCGCAAACTGCGCAACGTGGCCGTGGACCGGCAGAAAAACATATTGAAGAGCGTGGGGCTGGTCAAGGCCGACCAAAAACCGTCCGCGGCTACGATCGAAGCCCTTTACCATGCGAATATTCGCTGTTACGCCATGGCCGGGACCGGACAGATCCTGGCGGCGCATGCGGACACAGCGGGCCTTCCGGTGTGCTTCTACGTCAAGCAGGACAAACCGGAAGCCTACATTTTGCCGGTTGATTCGCGCGGGCTGTGGGGCAAGATCCACGGCTACATGGCCCTTGAAAACGATGGCAAAACCGTGGCCGGTTTCTCCGTATACAGCCACAACGAAACGCCGGGACTAGGGGGAGAAATCGAAAAGCCGTGGTTCCAGAAAAACTTTGTGGGCAAGAAAATCGTCGATGAGCGCGGGAATTTCGTTTCCGTAGGCATTGCCAAGGGCAAGGTGGCCGAGGTGATCGCCAAGGACCGCCAGAACAACTATGTGGACGGGATTTCCGGGGCCTCGCTGACCGGTAAATTTCTCACCGGCGGTCTGAAAGAGGTACTGCAGGAGTATGAACCGCTCTCCAAAGAGTTCAGGGCGGGCGCGGTATCGCTGCCCGCGGGAAGTTGA
- a CDS encoding NADH:ubiquinone reductase (Na(+)-transporting) subunit D produces MKLTQSPTFKAFSEPIVKNNPVFIQSLGICSALAVTVQLKTALVMALAMTLVTAFSSLTISAMRKVIPRNVRMIVELSVIASLVILADEVLRAFFYDISKQLSVFVGLIITNCIVMGRAETYALGNPPLRSFMDGLGNGAGYGSVLVTVAFIRELLGAGKLFGFAVVPQAFYDFGYMNMGFMQLAPAAFIIIGLLVWLQKTLMKG; encoded by the coding sequence ATGAAACTGACCCAATCCCCCACATTTAAAGCTTTTTCAGAGCCGATCGTGAAAAACAACCCGGTCTTTATTCAAAGTCTGGGAATTTGCTCGGCCCTGGCCGTTACCGTGCAGCTCAAGACTGCCCTGGTCATGGCGCTGGCCATGACCCTGGTCACCGCTTTTTCCAGCCTGACCATTTCCGCCATGCGCAAAGTGATTCCGCGCAATGTGCGCATGATCGTGGAGCTTTCCGTGATCGCCTCACTGGTGATTCTGGCCGACGAGGTGTTGCGGGCCTTTTTTTACGATATCAGCAAGCAGCTTTCGGTTTTCGTCGGTCTGATCATTACCAACTGCATCGTCATGGGCCGCGCAGAGACGTATGCCCTGGGCAACCCGCCGCTGCGATCCTTTATGGACGGCCTGGGCAATGGTGCCGGCTACGGGTCGGTGCTGGTTACCGTGGCCTTTATCCGTGAACTGCTGGGTGCCGGCAAGCTTTTCGGTTTTGCCGTTGTGCCGCAGGCCTTTTACGATTTCGGCTATATGAACATGGGATTCATGCAGCTGGCGCCCGCTGCCTTCATCATCATCGGGCTGCTGGTGTGGCTGCAGAAGACGCTGATGAAGGGTTAG
- the nqrE gene encoding NADH:ubiquinone reductase (Na(+)-transporting) subunit E, whose amino-acid sequence MENLIGLFLNSVFVGNILLSYFLGMCSFVAVSKNMDTAIGLGFAVVFVLSITAPVNWLVFQYLLSPGALRWAGLEGVDLSFLKFITFIAVIAAIVQMVEMVIDRYSPVLYNALGVFLPLIAVNCAILGASLFMVERNYTFIETMVFGVGSGVGWLMAIVSMAAIRIKMRYANVPRGLEGFGITMIVTGLMAMGFMLFSGITL is encoded by the coding sequence ATGGAAAACCTGATCGGATTATTTCTGAATTCCGTGTTTGTGGGCAACATCCTGCTCTCCTACTTTCTGGGGATGTGCTCTTTTGTGGCGGTTTCCAAAAACATGGATACGGCCATCGGCCTGGGCTTTGCCGTGGTTTTCGTGCTCTCCATCACCGCACCGGTGAATTGGCTGGTTTTCCAGTACCTGCTCTCTCCCGGGGCGTTGCGCTGGGCCGGGCTGGAAGGCGTTGACCTGAGCTTTCTCAAATTTATTACCTTTATTGCCGTGATCGCCGCCATTGTCCAGATGGTAGAAATGGTCATCGACCGCTATTCACCGGTGCTGTACAATGCCCTGGGCGTATTTTTGCCCCTGATCGCGGTCAACTGCGCCATCCTGGGGGCATCCCTTTTCATGGTGGAGCGCAACTACACCTTCATCGAAACCATGGTCTTCGGGGTCGGTTCCGGGGTCGGCTGGCTCATGGCGATTGTTTCCATGGCAGCCATCCGCATCAAAATGCGCTACGCCAATGTGCCCAGGGGGCTGGAAGGCTTTGGCATCACCATGATCGTCACCGGGCTGATGGCCATGGGCTTTATGCTCTTTTCGGGCATCACGCTGTAA
- the nqrF gene encoding NADH:ubiquinone reductase (Na(+)-transporting) subunit F translates to MIYIAGTTVFLAVILILVGLLLFVEGKVVQKGNNRIIINDDENKSIDAPAGKTLLSALSANGIFIPSGCGGGGACGMCKCKVVAGSRGPLPTELAHLSRKERQDDIRLACQMKVKEDLRIRIPDEIFAVKKYTATVVSNENVATFIKDLILELDGGEHLNFTAGAYIQIDIPEYEIPFEHFRIRVAERYRPDWDRFNLWGLRGKNLEPVFRAYSLANPPAEPSRLRFTIRIATPPPGTKDLPPGTGSTYIFDLKPGDKVTLSGPFGEFAVKEASNREMCFVGGGAGMAPLRSQILDQLERLKTQRTLSFWYGARSRLELFFDEEFKGLAEKYPNFSYHVALSNPLPEDHWEGLTGYIHQQLHDTYLADHKDPTEIEYYLCGPPMMVSAVEAMLDDLGVEPEVIAYDKF, encoded by the coding sequence TTGATATACATCGCCGGAACCACTGTATTTCTTGCGGTGATCCTGATCCTGGTGGGACTGCTGCTCTTTGTGGAGGGCAAGGTGGTCCAGAAAGGAAACAACCGGATCATCATCAACGATGACGAAAATAAAAGCATCGATGCGCCGGCCGGTAAAACACTGCTTTCGGCCCTGTCGGCCAACGGGATTTTCATCCCTTCGGGCTGCGGCGGCGGTGGTGCCTGCGGAATGTGCAAGTGCAAAGTGGTGGCGGGTTCCCGAGGACCGCTACCCACCGAACTGGCCCACCTTTCCCGAAAAGAGCGCCAGGACGACATTCGTCTGGCCTGCCAGATGAAAGTCAAAGAAGATCTGCGGATCCGGATCCCCGATGAGATTTTTGCGGTCAAGAAATACACGGCCACGGTGGTGTCCAATGAAAACGTGGCCACCTTTATCAAGGATCTGATTCTTGAGCTGGATGGTGGCGAACACCTGAATTTTACTGCCGGGGCGTATATCCAGATCGATATCCCGGAATATGAAATCCCCTTTGAGCATTTCCGCATCCGGGTGGCCGAGCGCTATCGCCCCGACTGGGACCGGTTCAACCTGTGGGGCCTGCGGGGCAAGAACCTGGAGCCCGTGTTCCGGGCATACTCATTGGCCAATCCACCGGCTGAACCGTCCCGGCTGCGTTTTACCATCCGCATCGCCACGCCGCCGCCGGGGACCAAAGACCTGCCGCCAGGGACCGGTTCCACCTACATTTTTGATCTTAAACCCGGAGACAAGGTGACCTTGAGCGGCCCCTTCGGCGAGTTTGCCGTAAAAGAGGCCTCGAACCGCGAGATGTGCTTTGTGGGCGGTGGTGCCGGCATGGCCCCCCTGCGCAGCCAGATTCTCGATCAACTCGAACGGCTCAAAACCCAACGGACCCTCTCCTTCTGGTACGGTGCCCGATCCCGATTGGAACTTTTTTTCGATGAGGAATTCAAGGGGCTGGCGGAGAAATACCCCAATTTTTCCTACCATGTGGCCCTGTCGAATCCCCTGCCCGAGGACCACTGGGAGGGGCTGACCGGCTATATTCATCAGCAGCTTCACGATACCTATCTGGCCGACCACAAGGACCCCACCGAGATCGAGTACTACCTGTGCGGACCGCCGATGATGGTTTCCGCCGTGGAAGCCATGCTGGATGACCTGGGCGTGGAGCCGGAAGTGATTGCCTACGACAAGTTTTGA
- a CDS encoding ferredoxin-thioredoxin reductase catalytic domain-containing protein, with protein sequence MDATELYGKLKKIHEAKGYYFSDDHQRVMELLEALLINKDRYGYMACPCRLASGDRESDRDIICPCEYREPDVAEFGSCYCNLYVSKAWNDGTIDREYVPERRPPEKMGL encoded by the coding sequence ATGGATGCCACCGAACTTTATGGAAAACTAAAAAAGATACACGAGGCCAAGGGATATTATTTCAGTGACGACCACCAGCGGGTCATGGAACTTCTGGAGGCCCTGCTGATCAACAAAGACCGTTACGGTTACATGGCCTGTCCCTGCCGGCTGGCCTCCGGCGACCGGGAAAGCGATCGGGACATCATCTGCCCCTGTGAATACCGCGAGCCTGATGTGGCCGAATTCGGCTCCTGCTATTGCAATCTCTATGTTTCCAAGGCGTGGAACGACGGCACCATTGACCGGGAGTACGTCCCCGAACGGCGCCCGCCGGAAAAGATGGGTCTGTAG
- a CDS encoding glutaredoxin family protein, translated as MTDKPVKVFSLSTCSHCKSTKRLLDECTVKYEFVDVDLLDGDERKAILEDVKKFNPRCSFPTVVIGDDVIVGYKEDKIKEALGL; from the coding sequence ATGACAGATAAACCGGTAAAGGTATTCTCACTGAGCACCTGTAGCCATTGTAAATCCACCAAACGACTTTTGGATGAATGTACGGTAAAATACGAATTTGTGGATGTGGATCTTCTGGATGGTGACGAACGCAAGGCCATTCTTGAGGACGTAAAGAAATTTAACCCGCGATGCTCTTTTCCTACTGTGGTTATCGGGGATGACGTCATCGTCGGCTACAAGGAAGACAAAATCAAGGAGGCGCTGGGACTGTGA